The proteins below come from a single Triticum aestivum cultivar Chinese Spring chromosome 5D, IWGSC CS RefSeq v2.1, whole genome shotgun sequence genomic window:
- the LOC123123085 gene encoding pentatricopeptide repeat-containing protein At5g14080 gives MAPPWPAPRQLLLHRLAAARAVSGRAYPPPSAPASTPEAFHAHLASLAAPSRAGHPATLPSLLAALARARAARLPLLPATRALAASALLRHGRLPDALAHFSLLPDSAAPPAPLANFLLAALASSGSLDAARKVFGRMLARAAELDTVGFGVFAKSVGRRDGLDEVLRLVDAVHHREGLINKSVVAAMVVDGLCRERRIEDAWRALEDMRLRGWKPDFVAYRIVSEGFRLAERAEEEGRILKQKRKLGVAPRKEDYREVLLALVSGRQISDAKEMAEAIVLGDFPIDDDVLNLLVCSVSEVDADAAIMFCKFMIGKERLPSTQMLVQLCESLCKNDKGDEMWEMFRVLLDKGYCTSEREYHLVVSFLGKAGKVREAYDVIKEIKRKKLDPGISSYNSLMVALCRNDLLRPAKKLWDEMFTSGCSPNLQTYNILITKFAEIGESEQVQQLFDHMIQKGVAPDSTTYTSVITMLCQENKYEQAEEIFNKSVAQDPKLASSVLTVFIIALCKQGGFKAALGVMSSLPSNIESLNSHVILLKCLTDVEEIEMASEHIKWLRRYCSSAFQNIMNELMASLSTSASLQPVRKLVCYLHSQGLVNEVGPWMKLIEDDYA, from the exons ATGGCCCCGCCGTGGCCCGCCCCGCGccagctcctcctccaccgcctcgccgccgcgcgcgccgTCTCCGGCCGGGCCTACCCGCCGCCCTCCGCCCCAGCCTCGACCCCGGAGGCCTTCCACGCGCACCTGGCGTCGCTCGCGGCGCCCTCCCGCGCGGGCCACCCGGCCACGCTCCCGTCCCTCCTCGCCGCgctcgcccgcgcccgcgccgcgcGGCTGCCGCTCCTCCCGGCCACCCGCGCGCTCGCGGCCTCCGCGCTCCTCCGCCACGGCCGCCTCCCCGACGCGCTCGCGCACTTCAGCctcctcccggactccgccgcgccgcccgctccGCTCGCCAACTTCCTGCTCGCTGCGCTCGCGTCGTCCGGGTCACTCGACGCCGCGCGCAAGGTGTTCGGCAGAATGCTGGCCCGCGCCGCCGAGCTGGACACCGTCGGCTTCGGGGTGTTTGCGAAGAGTGTGGGCAGGAGGGACGGGCTGGACGAGGTCCTGCGGCTGGTGGACGCGGTGCACCATCGGGAGGGCTTGATCAACAAGTCTGTTGTTGCGGCGATGGTTGTCGACGGTCTGTGTCGGGAGCGGAGGATAGAGGATGCTTGGCGGGCTCTGGAGGATATGAGGTTGCGTGGATGGAAGCCGGATTTTGTAGCATACAGGATTGTGTCCGAGGGGTTCAGGTTAGCTGAAAGGGCGGAGGAGGAAGGTAGGATCTTGAAGCAGAAGAGGAAGCTCGGTGTTGCACCAAGGAAGGAGGACTACAGAGAGGTTTTGCTTGCGCTGGTGTCTGGCAGGCAGATTTCTGACGCGAAGGAGATGGCCGAGGCGATTGTATTAGGCGATTTCCCGATTGATGATGATGTGTTGAATCTCTTGGTTTGTTCGGTGTCTGAGGTTGATGCTGATGCTGCAATTATGTTCTGCAAGTTCATGATAGGGAAGGAGAGATTGCCAAGTACACAGATGCTCGTGCAACTTTGCGAGAGCCTTTGCAAGAATGACAAGGGCGATGAGATGTGGGAAATGTTTAGAGTGCTTTTGGATAAGGGCTATTGCACGAGTGAGAGGGAGTATCATTTGGTGGTGTCATTCTTGGGCAAGGCAGGGAAGGTCAGAGAGGCATATGATGTGATAAAGGAGATAAAAAGGAAGAAGCTAGATCCTGGCATTTCATCATATAATTCTCTCATGGTAGCACTATGTAGAAATGATCTCCTTAGGCCTGCTAAGAAGCTGTGGGATGAGATGTTCACCAGTGGGTGTAGTCCAAATCTGCAGACCTATAATATACTTATAACAAAATTTGCAGAAATTGGTGAAAGTGAACAAGTCCAACAGCTGTTTGATCACATGATCCAGAAAGGAGTAGCACCAGATAGTACAACATACACATCAGTCATTACTATGTTGTGCCAAGAAAACAAATATGAACAGGCTGAGGAAATCTTCAACAAATCTGTAGCGCAGGATCCTAAACTAGCTAGTTCAGTGTTAACTGTGTTTATCATTGCACTCTGTAAACAAG GTGGCTTCAAAGCAGCATTGGGTGTTATGTCAAGTCTTCCATCCAATATTGAGAGCTTGAATTCACATGTCATTCTGTTGAAGTGCCTAACAGATGTTGAGGAAATAGAAATGGCTTCTGAGCACATAAAGTGGCTTAGGCGTTACTGCAGCTCTGCTTTCCAGAATATAATGAATGAACTCATGGCTTCTCTTTCCACTTCTGCTAGCCTTCAACCTGTCAGGAAGTTGGTCTGTTATTTACATTCTCAGGGGCTTGTTAATGAAGTTGGCCCATGGATGAAATTAATAGAAGATGATTATGCTTGA
- the LOC123123086 gene encoding actin-related protein 7, which yields MEAVVVDAGSKLLKAGIALPDQAPGLVMPSKMKTEVEESEVADGAAAVVEEVVQPVVRGFVKDWDAMEDLLTYVLYRNIGWEMGDEGQILFTQPLFTPKALREQLVQLMFEKFNVSGFYDSEQAVLSLYAVGRISGCTVDIGHGKIDIAPVCEGAVQHVASKRFEIGGTDLTNLFAQELKKSNPSVNIDISDVERLKEQYACCTEDQSAFEAIASTCQPETHTLPDGQVITIEKERYIVGEALFQPSILGLEDYGIVHQLITSVSNVASEYQKQLLENTMLCGGTVSMTGFEDRFQREANLSASAIRPTLVKAPEYMPEDLARHSAWLGGAILAKVVFPQNQHVTKGDYDETGPSIVHKKCF from the exons atggaggcGGTGGTCGTCGACGCGGGGTCGAAGCTGCTGAAGGCCGGCATCGCCCTGCCCGACCAGGCCCCGGGGCTG GTGATGCCCTCGAAGATGAAgacggaggtggaggagagcgaggtggccgacggcgcggcggcggtggtggaggaggtggTGCAGCCGGTGGTGCGCGGCTTCGTCAAGGACTGGGACGCCATGGAGGACCTGCTCACCTACGTCCTCTACAGGAACATCGGCTGGGAGATGGGGGACGAGGGCCAGATCCTCTTCACCCAGCCGCTCTTCACGCCCAAG GCTCTCCGGGAGCAATTAGTGCAACTTATGTTCGAAAAATTCAACGTATCAGGATTTTATGATTCTGAACAGGCTGTATTGTCCCTTTATGCTGTTGGTCGCATTTCGGGTTGTACGGTTGACATTGGACATGGGAAAATAG ATATTGCTCCGGTTTGTGAAGGTGCTGTTCAGCACGTAGCATCGAAGAGATTTGAGATTGGAGGAACTGACTTGACAAACCTATTTGCACAAGAACTAAAGAAGTCCAACCCATCAGTAAACATTGATATTTCTGACGTTGAGAGGCTGAAAGAGCAGTATGCATGCTGCACAGAAGATCAGTCAGCCTTTGAAGCTATAGCAAGTACATGCCAGCCAGAAACTCACACTCTTCCAGATGGACAG GTTATAACAATTGAAAAAGAGCGCTATATCGTTGGCGAAGCTTTGTTTCAACCAAGCATCTTGGGCTTAGAAGATTATGGTATTGTCCACCAGCTAATTACTAGTGTTTCAAACGTCGCATCGGAGTACCAAAAGCAACTGCTTGAGAACACTATGTTATGTGGTGGCACTGTATCTATGACTG GTTTCGAAGACAGGTTTCAGAGGGAAGCAAATCTGTCTGCTTCAGCAATCCGCCCAACTCTTGTGAAG GCCCCGGAGTACATGCCGGAGGACCTGGCGCGGCACTCGGCGTGGCTGGGCGGCGCGATCCTGGCCAAGGTGGTCTTCCCCCAGAACCAGCACGTCACCAAGGGCGATTACGACGAGACGGGCCCGTCCATCGTCCACAAGAAGTGCTTCTGA